The Salvelinus namaycush isolate Seneca chromosome 16, SaNama_1.0, whole genome shotgun sequence genome has a segment encoding these proteins:
- the LOC120061503 gene encoding SRSF protein kinase 1-like — protein MERKVLALQARKKRAKAKKSSKKQPAHPRGAAPQQQPQPEASPQEPDEPEEILGSDDEEQEDPNDYCKGGYHHVKIGDLFNGRYHVIRKLGWGHFSTVWLAWDIQVKRFVAMKVVKSAEHYTETAVDEIKLLSSVRNTDPDDPKREMVVQLLDEFKISGINGTHVCMVFEVLGHHLLKWIIKSNYQGLPLPCVKTIIRQVLQGLDYLHTKCEIIHTDIKPENILLTVNEPYVRRLAAEATEWQKAGAPPPSGSAVSTAPAPKATTKMSKNKKKKLKKKQKRQAELLEKCILDLEEMEKAPEREEEDDDEEDPESPVSPKQQRPYCAPLRQVSLQEVASQDTAGCIAGAEVTRLGPEGIITDAEVNCNGLHPEEEDDKTEERKAQWREQDQHNGNVDQTEDCPLLQESPPPQPVYNGLVAPDTPESEEGSGALTWKVAEIKTKASESETKSFDGQEELSPEEQKNQERSQVEVTEEAQGRSWKEQNRSRGEEEVLENAQFGEQESLKDAKLAAGNLLVNPLDPLNADRLKVKIADLGNACWLHKHFTEDIQTRQYRSLEVLIGSGYNTPADIWSTACMAFELATGDYLFEPHSGEDYSRDEDHIALIIELLGQVPHKLVTAGRYSKDFFTKKGDLKHITKLKPWGLLEVLQDKYEWSKEEADCFADFLLPMLELVPEKRATAAECLRHPWIAPQ, from the exons ACAGCCAGCCCACCCCAGGGGGGCAGCACCACAGCAGCAGCCCCAGCCAGAGGCTTCTCCCCAGGAGCCAGATGAGCCTGAGGAGATCCTAGGATCTGatgatgaggagcaggaggacCCCAATGACTACTGCAAGG GTGGCTACCACCATGTAAAGATAGGAGACCTGTTCAATGGGAGGTACCATGTGATCAGGAAGCTGGGCTGGGGACACTTCTCCACTGTGTGGCTGGCCTGGGACATCCA GGTGAAGAGGTTTGTGGCTATGAAAGTGGTGAAGAGTGCAGAGCATTACACAGAGACGGCTGTAGATGAGATCAAACTGCTCAGTTCT GTGAGGAACACGGACCCTGACGATCCCAAGAGGGAGATGGTGGTTCAGCTACTGGATGAGTTCAAGATCTCCGGCATCAACGGGACTCATGTGTGCATGGTGTTTGAGGTGCTGGGGCACCACCTACTGAAGTGGATCATCAAGTCCAACTACCAGGGCCTTCCTCTGCCCTGCGTCAAGACCATCATACGACAG GTTCTCCAGGGGTTGGACTACCTTCACACCAAGTGTGAGATCATCCACACTGACATCAAGCCAGAGAACATCCTGTTGACGGTGAATGAGCCATACGTGAGGAGGTTGGCCGCCGAGGCTACGGAGTGGCAGAAAGCAGGGGCTCCCCCACCCTCAGGGTCCGCAG TCAGCACAGCTCCAGCTCCAAAAGCA aCGACCAAAATGtccaagaacaagaagaagaaattAAAGAAGAAGCAGAAGCGTCAGGCGGAGCTGTTGGAGAAGTGCATTCTGGATCTGGAAGAGATGGAGAAGGCTccggagagggaggaggaggatgatgatgaagaggatcCGGAGTCTCCCGTATCTCCCAAGCAGCAGCGGCCATATTGTGCTCCTCTCAGACAGGTCTCCTTACAGGAAGTAGCCAGCCAAGACACAGCAG GATGCATTGCGGGTGCAGAGGTGACGCGGTTAGGACCAGAAGGGATAATAACAGACGCAGAAGTGAACTGTAACGGCCTTCATCCTGAGGAAGAGGACGATAAAACGGAGGAGAGGAAGGCACAGTGGAGAGAGCAAGACCAACACAACGGTAACGTAGACCAAACAGAGGATTGTCCTCTTCTTCAGGAGTCTCCACCACCTCAACCCGTGTATAACGGCCTGGTGGCCCCGGATACCCCAGAGAGTGAGGAGGGGAGTGGAGCTCTGACCTGGAAGGTGGCTGAAATAAAGACTAAAGCATCCGAGTCTGAGACGAAAAGCTTTGATGGCCAGGAGGAGCTATCGCCAGAGGAGCAGAAGAATCAGGAAAGGAGTCAAGTAGAAGTGACAGAGGAGGCGCAGGGCAGGAGTTGGAAGGAGCAGAACAGGAGTCgtggggaggaggaggtgctGGAGAACGCCCAGTTTGGAGAACAGGAGAGTCTGAAGGATG CCAAACTAGCAGCGGGGAACCTCCTGGTGAACCCCCTGGACCCACTCAACGCAGACAGACTGAAGGTCAAGATAGCGGACCTGGGAAACGCCTGCTGGCTG CACAAGCACTTTACGGAAGACATccagacgagacagtaccgttcTCTAGAGGTGCTCATAGGGTCTGGCTACAACACACCAGCTGACATATGGAGTACAGCCTGCATG GCGTTTGAGCTGGCCACTGGGGACTACTTGTTTGAGCCCCATTCCGGGGAAGATTACTCCAGGGACGAAG ACCACATTGCATTGATCATTGAGCTGCTGGGGCAAGTCCCACACAAACTCGTAACAGCTGGGAGATATTCCAAGGATTTCTTCACCAAGAAAG GGGACCTGAAGCACATCACCAAGCTGAAGCCCTGGGGGTTACTAGAGGTGCTGCAGGATAAGTACGAGTGGTCCAAAGAGGAGGCTGATTGTTTCGCTGACTTCCTCCTCCCCATGCTGGAGCTGGTACCAGAGAAGAGGGCCACGGCTGCAGAGTGCCTGCGCCATCCCTGGATCGCCCCCCAGTGA